In Gammaproteobacteria bacterium, the genomic window GGCGCGGGCACGGCGATACGCAAGGTGACGATAAGCACGCGGCAGTCGAACGATACGCAACTTGAGGTCAGCGTGGCGGATACCGGGCCGGGCTTAACCGCGAGGGGCTACGTCCGCGCGTTCGAGCCGTTTTACTCCACCAAATCCAGCGGCATGGGCATGGGGCTCGCGATTAGTCGCTCGATGGTCGAGGCGCACACCGGCCGGCTTTGGGGAGAACCCGGCGTCAAGGGCGGCGCGGTATTCAGTTTCACGTTGCCAGTGGCGCGCGCCGGTCATTCAGCGTGAATGCGGCGCAGGCAACGCCGACCGTCTTCGTCGTGGACGATGACCGCACGTTTCTGGGCGCGCTGCTGCTGGCGCTGGAATCGGCGGATCTGGCCGTTGAGACGTTCGTCTCGGCGCCGCGCTTTTTGCATGCCTATCGCCCGGAGCGCCCGGGTTGCCTGGTGCTGGACGTGCGCATGCCGGAGATGACGGGGCTGGAGTTGCAACAGACGCTGGATGCGCGCGGCGCGCGGATTCCCATCGTCTTTATCACCGGTCACGGCGATGTCGCGACCTCGGTCGCGGCGTTTCGGCGCGGCGCCGTCGATTTTCTGGAAAAACCCTTCGGTGATCGCGCATTGCTGAACAGCGTCGAGCTGGCCCTGAGCCTCGATGCGCGCGACCG contains:
- a CDS encoding PAS domain-containing sensor histidine kinase, with translation GAGTAIRKVTISTRQSNDTQLEVSVADTGPGLTARGYVRAFEPFYSTKSSGMGMGLAISRSMVEAHTGRLWGEPGVKGGAVFSFTLPVARAGHSA
- a CDS encoding response regulator transcription factor: MNAAQATPTVFVVDDDRTFLGALLLALESADLAVETFVSAPRFLHAYRPERPGCLVLDVRMPEMTGLELQQTLDARGARIPIVFITGHGDVATSVAAFRRGAVDFLEKPFGDRALLNSVELALSLDARDRQIENDKATVMARFGRLTCREQEIMALVASDMSAREIAAGLHISPRTVEHHREHVMTKMSAGSLHDLIIMAVICGLHELRL